In the Malaclemys terrapin pileata isolate rMalTer1 chromosome 3, rMalTer1.hap1, whole genome shotgun sequence genome, gacttcaacaatttccaccccaccatcaacctcagcctggaccagtccacacaagagatccacttcctggacactacagtacaaataagtgatggtcacataaacaccaccctataccggaaacctactgaccgctatacgtacctacatgcctccagcttccatccaagacacatcatacgatccattgtctacagccaagccctaagatacaaccgaatttgctccaacccctcagacagagacaaacacctacaagatctttatcaagcattcgtaaaactacaatacccacctggggaagtgaggaaacagattgacagagcacgacgggtacccagaaatcacctactacaggacaggcccaacaaggacaataacagaacaccactggccatcacatacagcccccagctaaaacctctccagcgcattatccacgatctacaacctatcctggaaaatgatccctcactctcacagaccttgggaggcaggccagtccttgcttacagacaaccccccaacctgaagcaaatactcaccagcaactacacaccacaccacagaaacaccaacccaggaacctatccctgtagcaaacctcgttgcctactctgtccccatatctactctggcaacagcatcagaggacccaaccacatcagccacaccatcaggggctcattcacctgcacatccactaatgtcatatatgccatcatgtgccagcaatgcccctctgccatgtacattggccaaaccggacagtccctccgcaaaagaataaatggacacaaatcagacatcaggaatggtaacatacacaagccagtaagtgaacacttcaatctccctggtcattctatcacagatttaaaagtcactgtcattgaacaaaaaaacttcagaaacagacttcaaagagaaacagcagaactaaaattcatttgcaaattcaacaccattaatctgggcttgaatagggattgggagtggctggctcactacagaagcagcttttcctctcctggaattgacacctcctcatctattattgggagtggactacatccaccctgattgaattggccttgtcaacactggttcgccacttgtgaagtaactccctgctctccatgtgtctgtatataatgcctgcatctgtagctttcactctatgcatccgaagaagtgaggtttttactcacgaaagcttatgcccaaataaatctgttagtctttaaggtgccaccagactctttgttgtttttgtagatacagactaacacggctaccccctgatacttgacaagcaATTTCTAATCATCCCTTGACGAAGCTGCAAGTACCGCAGCAGCAGATGTCCTGGGCGCTGGGCGTTTgccttttctcccaccctttgtcttgtccgtgcagattgtaatctctttgggagaGGGACTGCCTCTTTCTGTGtatctgtgcagtgcccagcacaatggggtcctgatcgtGGTTGGGGGTCTCTAGGAGCTATCATAATAAagataaataatagtaatatccTGCAGAAAGGATTCAtagagtcacagagtttaagtccagaagggactgttagatCCGCTCGCCTGAGCTGTATATCAAgtccagagaatttcacccagttacgtcttcattgagcccagtaacttgggtTTGACTTACAGCATCTTTCAAAAAGGCAGCCATGAaggcatcaagagatggagaatccaccacttccattGGTAGTTTGCTCCAATGCATTTAGGGGAACCCATTGGTATGGCCCATCTGGACACCCCTGAACAATAGCTAAGGAAGGGAAGATGGGACGAGAGTAGTGTTGGAGTGTACTAACCAGGCCATGTGCTTTGTATTTATGCTCCGTAGGGTACGGCCATGCGGCCCCAAGCACAGATGGCGGGAAAGTCTTCTGCATGTTCTACGCCCTGCTGGGGATCCCACTCACGCTCGTCATGTTCCAGAGCCTGGGGGAGAGGATCAACACCTTTGTCAAATACCTTCTGCACCGCATCAAGAAGTGCCTTGGCATGAGACGGACAGAGGTGTCCATGGCCAACATGGTCACTATTGGGTTCTTCTCCTGCATCAGCACCCTGTGCATTGGGGCCGCGGCGTTTTCCTACTACGAGCACTGGAGCTTCTTCCACGCCTACTACTACTGTTTCATTACCCTCACCACCATCGGCTTTGGGGACTACGTGGCACTCCAGAAGGATGAGGCACTGCAGACCAAACCCCAGTACGTGGCCTTCAGCTTCGTCTACATCCTGACAGGGCTGACCGTCATTGGGGCCTTCCTCAACCTGGTGGTGCTGCGGTTCATGACCATGAATGCCGAGGATGAGAAGCGGGATGCCGAGCACCGAGCGCTGCTCACCCACAACGGACAGGCCAGCAGCGTGCACACCACAGACACCACCTCGTCTACCACCGCGGTGGGCGGgtgcggcgggggagggggcgggggcggattCCGCAACGTGTACGCGGAGGTGCTCCACTTCCAGTCCATGTGCTCATGTCTGTGGTACAAGAGCCGGGAGAAGCTGCAGTACTCCATCCCTATGATCATCCCCAGGGACCTGTCCACCTCGGACACGTGCGTGGAGCAGAGCCACTCCTCGCCTAGCCGCTACCCCGACACCCCATCCAACAGATGCTTCTGCAACGCCCAGCGCTCGGCCATCAGCTCCGTCTCCACAGGACTCCACAGCCTCTCGGCCTTGCATGGCTTCATGAAGCGCCGCAGCTCTGTGTAACTCCCCCCACCAGTGCACACACAACACTGAGGAcccttctttttttaatacagaGAGGAACCGTATGGAGACCAGCAAAACCAGACGAAGAAAAACCTTCAGATTTTATTCACATTCAACAGACAAATACCAAAAGGGACAGCCCGATAGACTGGGAGTATGTTGGATGCACAAATGTACATGCAGACGAGTATGTCTGTGCGTGGGTATATGgacatatagagagagagagatacagggGTGTAAGCTGGTAAGCTGTCTCTAACGCTCCTTTCATTGAGAAACTCTTTTGCATCATTTTGCAACAACTCCATGAAATGTGAAACTTGAAGCGAATACACGGATAGCTTTTTCAACAGCCGCCGGAGAGGTGAGCACCTGAACGGCTCTGGTGCAGGCAGATCCCGTCTCCGTTTGCATCTCTCTATTTATACCTCTCTGGACTGACAGGTGGACTTAGTGTCCTCTTAGCACATCTCCCTGCCCACACCCTGCCCTAGATAAATACATGGGCTGTGCACCCCGCTGCGCTTCTAACCTCCCCCCACACTGTCCTGGTGAGCCAGACGCGCCGGGACATCAGACACATTGGGATTAGCTTTGCAGCTGCAATGGAGGTTAAGAGGCGCTTGTAAGAGTGTGGATGTGCGTGTGTGTTGGTGCGCACTCCCAACTTTGTACCTTCCATGCAGGTCGGTCAGTTACACACACAAAAGATTCCCAGCCAAAGACGCAAGCAGAATTCAAGATATGTCCTCGGGGGCCTTGGACAGGGGTCTTCTTCGTGtttccatctcctcctccccaggaCCTTTGCTGTGTTTCTCTAAAAGATGCACTTCCAGTTTCCTAGCATCGGCCGCCTACCAGCTCCCAAAGTGGCTACATCGTAATGTCTGCCGCTTAACATCACGCCACGGCGTCAGCGCTTGGCTGCATCGTTGTTACATGTTGTGACGTCAATGGCATTGTGACATGATGCCCAATGTAATCCTTCTGTAATCCCATGGGCTGGTCTCAAATCCCATGGGATGCAGGACTCTGCTGCAACCTGTGGGGAGGTCTGGCAACATCCGTCTGTGCCAGGGACGAGTCCCTGCTCTTAGGCCAGCTGGAAAGGATTGTATGTTTTCTACTGGTGGATCAAAGCCAGAGGTGATATAAACGCTGGTACCATTGACACATTGATAAGGCAGAATGGGTCGTAACTTACCCGCCATAGGGGGAGACTTAGCTGATTCTATGTCTCCGACTAGAATGGCTGTTTTTCTCGCTGCCACCCTTCCACCCTATCCCgggtaagttacatcaacttactCCCACTTCTTGATGGTTCCCACCTCTGACTTTCGGATCTAAGAGCATTAGTAGCCATGGCCCATCTGCTCATTCCTCCTCCAACATTAGTTCCTGTCCCCTCGACATCATTTGCTAACatcagttcagaaaaaaaaaaagggggattcCAGGGCAGCAAAGCATCCTGGTTAAAAGTCATGGCTGTATCACCAAGCAAATCAGGCTAAGAGGGTCTTAGGCAGAAGCTTTTTCGATTCCTATGCACGTGATCCTGCCACTGTGTCTGAGACAACAAGCTGGGTGTCACGTAGCCAGCGCTCTGATTCAGGCAGGACTGGGATGGAAATCAGATCTGGGCCAAGAGGGGTCCTTTTTTAACTGTTTCTTATTCACCAAACTGCAGGTTTGTGGCTTCATCTAGATCGCAGCTGAGATCTGTTGAAAGCTACAACAAATCCTTGAAGATGAGGCGATAGGTACCTCCTCTTGCATTTGGGTCAGCACCCCCTAAACCAAACCAGTGTATCCATCCATGTCAGGAAAGCTTAGAGGCCCCCTAGCCAGTGCAAGACTAGCCTGGGAAATAAAAGCAACTGATCCTTCctgtttattatttaatataaacCTGTTGTGTTCTGAACAAGGGTGTGTCTGCTCCATCGCTGACAGTGTCTAAGTCTCTTCCATGGTAAGCAATAATGAAATGGGAGTGGCTGTTGTGAACAAGTTTCTGTATCTAGCCCTTTACTCATGAATGGCCAAGTCTTAGCCACAAAGGGATGTGAATTGCACATTGCTGGGCTGGGGAGAATTCCCTCCTAAGATGCTCCGAAGAAGCGGCTGCCGTGGCCTCCCCTTACAtttggttctgctctgaaaagggaCTGTCCGAAAGCGCTCGCTTTGCCAACTGCAGTGGTGCTTTTCCTAATGGGATCCCGGGCGTCTGAGAggcaagctgggttctttccttcccccacatTATAGGAACTTCAGTCGTTCGGTTCATGGTGAAAGAACAAACTCCGGGCCCCCCTCCTCTATAGCTGTATTAGTTCTGCTGGGCTCATGGGAATAAAACAAACATTATACAGCAGATAGGACTCTGGGCTACCCCGGTGGGGCAAAGCGGATGGGTAAGAAGGGGCTGTTTTTACAGCGCTACGCTCCTTTTCATGACCACAACTGCACTTCCATATGAAATCTGAGCAAGGGATCGGCAGGTCAGATCTGCTGCTACTTTGTGGCTGGCGGGGAAGAGTCAGGACTGGAGTGGATGGGGCTACCGCATTGCACAACCGTCACACAGAGGTGCCAcgccccctcttctcctcccataCCCCCATCGGGGGAGTACCTCCCCAGTGCCTTTTTCGGTACATCACCTCTCGATACGCAACTTGTGTGAGGaagcggctgctgctggggcaggcagggctctgcTAATTGTTTGTGGGCGCCCAATGGCATTGGTGCCTTTCTTCCCCTTTCACCAGAAGAAGAGTTGATTATAAATTCTGAACCGAGATCATTTCTTCAGTTCAGTTGCCGATCTCCTGTTCAGCTTTCGTCCCCGTTGCTCCATCCGTCGGTGGCAACGTGAGATGTCTGGGTAGTGGGGACAGCAATGGACAAACGCAGCACAGGGCATGGGAGGTGGGAACCAGAGATGGCTCCCAAACACGACCCCCAGATCTGATCCCCCCAGCGGATGGAAAGCTCCATCCAAGTGGCAAGGAGTGCGATGGTGGGGATGGGCGGGGTGAAGAGGAAGGACTGATTTGGTTACCGCCCATCTTCTGTGGCTAAGGGGTTAATTAAAGATAACCAGGCAGGTTCGCCCACCCTTCCCTCTCCTTTCTGCACTCTGATCTCGAGCGCATCTTCAGCATAACCCAGGAGAGATCTTAGcctcaggtgctgcccctgctgggctggggagagcccagagcaTGCTGAGAGGAACCCCGCAGGCGGGGGAAGGGAATCAGTCCTTACCAGGGACCGATTCTGGCATGGGATCAAAGGCCCCTGGCAGGACGGGAAGCTGTGGGGATGCCAGGAGCAGCCCACAGCCTCGCCCAGGATTTACCAGCCTCCTGCACATCTCAAAGCAAGGTGGGGACTGCGGTGACACCTCGCCCCTCCCCGTGAGCCGAGGGCTTAAAGAGGCAGCAGTAAAGACGGATGGGCCCAAAATTTGACctgcctttcccccttccccttatTTGTTTCTCGCTTGGCACGTTTCTAGCGgctgaggatctcaaagagcGTCCCAGACATTAAGGGGCTGAGCCTGCCGGCACCACTCCAGGGCGGGGAAGGGTCATTGGCCCCATTTGACAGAAGGGAAACACGAGGGGCAGAGCGAGGTTAGGTGGCTTGCCCAGGGCAGCAAGAGAAGTCAAGTAACAATGTGGAAAAATATCCCAGCAGAGCCACCTTCCTTCCGTCCCTGCCTAACCATGGCCCAGCATCCGTCCATGGGCCTTCGGCACACGGAGTGCCCATGAACATCTCTGTGTCAGCAGTGACGCTGGCTCAGGGACGGAGGGAAGGTGGCTCCCACTCTCCCAGGCCTGGGGCAGTTGTGGCCCCCAGTGCAGGCTAGGACAGCCCTGAGGGTGTGCCACCCTGTGCCCCTCTCTCAATGGCTCCTATCGCTCACAAAGTACTCACGACATAAGAATCCCCAGGCCAAACCTCCGCTTGCATTTGtccgccccctgctgacctgctCCTATCCTGGGGCTCCCATGGAGGTGGTGTAGAGATGGTGGAACCGGCTCTGCACTGGGCATGGAGACCACTTGCATGGGGAATTCCCTGGGAGGCAGCTTGCCCCAGGCCTCCAGCCCCTGTATGCCAACCTAGCTGTTGGGCAGGTGTGACTACCGCCTCCAGGGTGCTGAGAACATGCAGGTCCCATGGCGCGTTTTGCCAGATCCGGGGAGTTCCTTCTTCCAGTTCCGTCGCTCAGCTTTTCACTCATGAAAACTGTGAAATAGACACGTCAAATCAGAGAAAGCGTCGGCTCCAGATAGGCCATTTTTGATACGTCGCACAAATGAGAAACGTTATTTTCctcgataaaaaaaaaaaaaagttcagcaaTACAAAcgatcagcccccacccccccccacccccgagataGGGATTGCTCATGAGATTCATTTCAAAATGCAACCAAATAATATGTCCCCAAAAgttccagggtgaaatcctgaccctccTGACATCAGTGGGCGTTttgccgttgatttcaatggtgccAACATTTTACCCCACATTGGACCAGTCTTCATCTCTTCTTCTTTCGACACAGCTGCTTCCACTGAGGTTTCATCCCAGCGTGTGACTGTTTGTCCCATGTACTGCAACACAGGAggccaaaagcaaaacaaattccCCAAGTTGTATGAAGGGGAGAAAGGCAAAGAGAAATCTGTCTCAGTTCTCTGCCGGGTGCTGCCCCAGTGCATCACAGAGATGTCTCTGTCCAGGATGTGCATTAAAGATCTATCAAGCCACGCTTCAGTGCACTTGCTAAACCAAAATTGACAACAAGGAGTCAAGTCCTAGCAACCCTACATCTGCAAACAAGTGTGCACAGCCCAGCACTCCCGTGCAACGCCAGTCTAAATGAGCATGCACGGCCCAGTGTTCAGGAGCAGCCCTGCAATAACAATCCCGATGGAGGGAAACAATCCTGCAAGGAAACAGGCTTCTGTTTCGTATTCCCTGTGCTGATGCATTATCCATGCATCTTGCTGCAGAGAAAAGGCCGGGGGAGATACCAAGTCCACAGCTGGGCCAGAAGTGCCCAGAGTTGAGGGTGGATTTAGACCTGAGGGGTGGTTCAGCCCATTCTAAACTTAGAGTTCAAGCACAAAGGTCAGACCCAGCTCTCAGGGCCGTTAGGATCCCGGGTTTTGGTCCAGACCATTAAGCAATGGGGGTGgcctttcagggtatgtctatactgcaatgtaagcccaggctggagccccgGCTCCAGGCTAAGCCCCTTtgggtctacactgcaactgtgctaacccagggctcagacccagggtcccaggactctgcagggctggagggtcggAGCTCaagtcaagccaggacccagaGTCCGAACCCTTTTGCTTTGCCCAGCGAGCTGATGGCTGCACTGCTGGGCGCGCTCTTCCAACACAgacagggcttccacatgccctccggagctggagcacccacgggaaaaaatggtgggtgctgagcacccaccggcagccctctCCCCatagtgcctcctgcccgccgtgggccccgccgatcagcacctccccctccctccctgtgctaCCGCCTGccacggatcagctgtttcgcggcgtctggaggctctgggggggaggaggggaggagcaagggcacagtGTGCTCGGGAGAGGAGGCAGAattgggcggggaaggggcagggtgggaagaggcagggaagaggcggagtggggtggggtcttgggggaaggggtggagtaggggcagggcctgggcggggccaggggtagCACCACCTGGCAGATTGGAAACTCAGTGCCGGCCCTgcgtgcctaggagccctacAGACccctggtgatttaaaagggcccagagctcccgcAGCCAGGgacccctgggcccttttaaatcgcccgaGCCCCTGGGCAATTACCCCCCGTTGGCGGGCCTGGTTAACATACAGTGTAGCTACTCAAGCCCAGGGTCCCCTAACATGGGTCAGCTGGctcgagtcccactaaccctggacttccattgccatgtagacatgccctcggAGATGGAACATTTCATAGGCGGGGTTTTGGTGCCGCCCATTATAAAGACAGAGGCCAGCCACCCAGGGGTGTTTGAATCCGGTGGGGCCCCGTCTCTAGCAACTGTGGCCAAGGCCGGCTATATGTCTTCTTTGCATTTCAAGGGCCAATGGCACCCCTTTTGCTGATGCAGAGGCAGGAACGCCTGTCTTCTCTGTGTGCGTACTGTGTAGTCTCTCTCAAGAAGGTTGAGTTGGAAGAGGACTGCTCGATCCTCTCCTAGTGAGGGATCCACGGGGAAGCCTCAGGctgggtggctgggggagggctTTGTTGCTCTTGGTGTTTAGAagtgcaactagggtgaccagatgtcccgattttatagggacagtctcagtatttggggctttttcttacagaggctcctattacccctcaccccctgtcctgatttttcacacttgctgtctggtcaccctaagtgcaaCTTACCCACTGAGTCCCTGGCTCTGTGCATCTGTTTTCTGGGGTGTGTCCTATGGGACGCCTGGTGGAAGGAGGATGTATTGCATTCGCCTGTAGCGCACAGGCAATCTGCGAAAGTGAAGCTGTAGTTAGAACCAGATGGAGCCAAGCGGCAAAGCCTGAGGCTGGAGTCAGAGCCAACGTCTGGGCAGCTCAGATCCAGGGTTCTTTGGCTTCCTAAATGTTGGAGAGGTTGGATCTCGGGGCCTTTTGCTAACAACAACCTAAATACATTTCCCCATGAGGTTAGCTCATGCACTAACAGCACAGTGCATGATGGGGGATGTTACAGAACCAGTGCTAGCCAATCACAGTGGACGTGGGCATGCCAGCATCCCAACAAATGCAGATAGGATCAGCTTGTAGGGAAGAATGTACAGACTGGCCCTGGGATAGCCAGAGATCATCTAGCAATTGTAGGTGCTTCTAAGGCGTTTGTCATCTGTCTTTCTAGCTCAGCTCGATCTGGGCATTCGTCACAGATTGACAATGTCATAAGAAAAGCAAGGCTGGGCATTTAGCCCAACATCCTGTCTTCCGAGAGTGGCTGGTGCCAGACGCTTCACAGGaagtgaacaaaacagggcaatttatcaagtgatccatcccctgtcgtccagtcccaggttctggcagtcagaggtttagggacacccagagcacggggttgtgtccctgacaatcttggctaatagccattgatggacccatcctccgtgaacttatcttgTGTCACTGAAATCTGGTATGCAGCTTGCTCTTAAAAGCAAGATGCAGTCAAACAGGCCGATGTACTGCATAGACCCTGACTCTAGGGGTGCGGtcggaggggggacagcaggcaGAGGTGGAAACCCTCATCGGGAAAGGTGCATATTTATGGAAAAggtgaaggagggggagggagatcaATTGCACTCAGCTTCCTGGGGGGAATTGGGGTTTGCCTAAAAAATGGAAACTActgctttacacacacacacacacacacacacacacggagagcacacacacacggagagcacacatacacacacacacacacggagagcacacacacacacacggagagcACACACAAAGCTCGAATtatggagggggaaagggaaacaTTTTGGACACAActttttaacaacaaaaaaagaaaagaaaactagaCTGGTTTTCACCAAACTAAGTGCAAAGCTGCCACTGGGAGAGCCCAGGTTCTGCCGGATAAGAGGGTCCATGGGCAATGAGACAAGGCAGAAGTAGTTtgtgcccagggctccagcccccaGTTGGGCGTACTGTGCGGGTGCACGTAACGAGCTGTCGTGTGTTTTGCAAGTCATGCCAAGTGTTTTGCAAAGCAAAAGCAAATCTCTTGTCCTCTCACCTTCCCTGACCCCTTCTTCCCAATCGGTAGACTCCCGAGTTCCATCCCTCCATGGCTCCATGCACACTGACATCAAAGCCATGAGCGGAGATCATATTCGGCACCTTCTGCACCCAAAGCACAGCGCTCCGTCTCCTTGAGCAAAAGGCGTCACTCTGCTAGCTGCGAATCCATAGCAGGCTCTTATAGGTGTCGGTGCTTCCAGGGGGGGACACGGTAACACGCACTAAGCAGTGCATTCTCCACCGAAGTCCACAATGGTGATTTTATAACCCACCCAACCCTTGATGTATTTGGGTTATTGGTGACCAACAATGGAACACAACTGTTCCCAGAGCAGCATTTTCAAAGCACGAGCCAAACCTGTGTCTCACCTTTTAATGAATGACAACGTGTTTCTAATACTTGATGACATGTACATACTGTTCGATATGAGAAGATATTTATTATAAATGAAGGTATATTCATCATAtctctataaatatataaatttcGATTGTAAAGGAGCATTTGGGGGGAATTTGGAACAGGGTTTTGATGACTCTGGGACGTTTTCTCTTAGCATCTTTCTCATCTTTAGACATGGAGAGAGTTAAACACCGTCAGACAAAGGTTCTCTGTGTCTCATGCCAAAGCATATCTGTACTGCTGTTTTACTTTCATTCTAGAGAGAAATAAAGTCTGATTCAAAGCTCAGAGTTGCCTCCACCTTTTCTTCTCAAGGGACAATCTGGAATATACTCAGATTACTTATGATTCTTTGCACTATTGTCGCAGCCCTAACTGAGATCACAGCCTCTTTGAGCTaggtcggggtgggcaaactttttggcccgagggccacatctgggtatggaaattgtatggtgggccatgaaggCTCATtaaattgggggttggagtgcgggagggggtgagggctctggctggggctgtgggctctggggtggggccagaaatgagttcagtgtgtgggagggggctttgggttGGGACAGGGGTgcgtggggtgagggctccagctaggggtgcgggctctgggctgggactggggatgaggagttgggggtgcaggaggttgctccgggctgggacgaatgggttcggagggtgggagggggatcagggcttgggctgtggcagggggttggggcacaggaagggggcaggggggcaggctccgggtggcccttacctcaagcagcttccaGAAGCAACGGCATGTCCCCGCTTTGACTCCTATGCGGAGAGGCGGCCAgacggctctgcacactgccctgtctgcaggcgccgcccctgcagctcccattagccacggttcccggccaatgggagctttgggggcagcgcctggggtgggggcagcatgtggagccccctggctgcccctatgtgtaggagctggagggaggacatgctgctggtTTTGAGAGCcatgtggagtggggcaagcccctaacCCCACTTCCCAGTtggagcaccagagcagggcaagccccagaccctgctccccggcaggcgctcaaggcagggccggctccagggttttggccgccccaagcagccaaaaaaaccaacaaaaaacgcGATCGTGATCTgaggcagcaattcggcggaaggtccttcgctctgagcgggagtgagggaccgtccgccgaattgccaccgaatagctggacctgccgcccctctccggagtggccgccccaagcacctgcttgccaagctggtgcctggagccggccctggctcagggGCCAGATTgaaatgtctggagggccggatgtggcccccaggccgtagtttgcccacccctgtgctaggtgctgtacatgtcATAGCGAGCGATAGCCCTTACCCCAAAGAGCTAAATAGACAAGGAAgagagggacttgcccaaggaccAGTAGACATGG is a window encoding:
- the KCNK3 gene encoding potassium channel subfamily K member 3; the encoded protein is MKRQNVRTLALIICTFTYLLVGAAVFDALESEEETSERRRLEEKRLELKSKYNLSSASYKELEWVVLKLKPHKAGVQWKFAGSFYFAITVITTIGYGHAAPSTDGGKVFCMFYALLGIPLTLVMFQSLGERINTFVKYLLHRIKKCLGMRRTEVSMANMVTIGFFSCISTLCIGAAAFSYYEHWSFFHAYYYCFITLTTIGFGDYVALQKDEALQTKPQYVAFSFVYILTGLTVIGAFLNLVVLRFMTMNAEDEKRDAEHRALLTHNGQASSVHTTDTTSSTTAVGGCGGGGGGGGFRNVYAEVLHFQSMCSCLWYKSREKLQYSIPMIIPRDLSTSDTCVEQSHSSPSRYPDTPSNRCFCNAQRSAISSVSTGLHSLSALHGFMKRRSSV